A region of Solanum dulcamara chromosome 7, daSolDulc1.2, whole genome shotgun sequence DNA encodes the following proteins:
- the LOC129894729 gene encoding uncharacterized protein LOC129894729 has product MGACASKPNVLNGEAPEVAPENIVAKDVEVVVKEEVVKKEETVIVDDDADHTPSLYNLLNNEEGKGSTEEKEETSVKASEVASPEEKIELEVEKVFDDSPKAGATNFVDDEKKIEEVKSETVVEEVVKPSVESENKKDDQEKLPEEAPAEKTVEDVKLVEKPTATEDKKIEEKPEVDYLNSEVEKKKTEVKPVVTKKGKFWWDK; this is encoded by the exons atgggAGCCTGTGCAAGCAAGCCTAATGTGTTGAATGGTGAGGCCCCTGAAGTTGCACCAGAAAATATAGTTGCCAAGGATGTGGAGGTTGTCGTCAAGGAAGAAGTGGTGAAGAAGGAAGAGACTGTCATTGTTGATGATGATGCCGACCATACCCCATCTCTCTATAACTTACTCAAT AATGAAGAAGGAAAGGGGTCGACAGAAGAGAAAGAGGAGACATCAGTAAAAGCTTCTGAAGTAGCATCCCCGGAGGAAAAGATAGAATTAGAAGTTGAGAAGGTTTTTGATGATAGTCCGAAAGCTGGTGCTACTAATTTTGTAGATGATGAGAAGAAAATAGAAGAAGTAAAATCAGAAACTGTTGTGGAGGAAGTCGTAAAACCATCAGTGGAGAGTGAGAATAAAAAAGATGATCAAGAGAAATTACCAGAAGAAGCTCCTGCAGAGAAGACGGTAGAGGATGTAAAACTTGTAGAGAAACCAACTGCCACTGAGgataagaaaattgaagagaagCCAGAAGTTGACTATCTAAATTCTGAAGTTGAGAAGAAGAAAACAGAAGTGAAACCAGTTGTTACCAAGAAAGGAAAGTTTTGGTGGGATAAGTAA